CGTGCGGCGTAAGCCCACGGTGATGATCGCAATGGATTGCCGAGCCGCGGCAGCGGCGCCAAAATCGATCGCGAAGTGTTTGAATGATTCCCCGAAGCCAATTGCCTGCGATTGGCTGCCGCGTTAACGAATCTGAACAAATTACCCGAAAATTGCTCTACTGCTGGAAAGTTCTGTCGCCGCTCTGCGGCTCAGTGATATGTTGCCGGCTCCCCGTGGGCTCACGTCCGGCTAACATCGCAACTTAGGATTCAAGATTCGAAGACCCCTCGCGAGCATTGCGACGAATGCGAAGATCCCGATCGTTTCGCCGAACGCCTGATGATCGGTTCGGAACATAACTGCCGACCTCGTTTCTTGTCGCCGTCAGCGACGAAACAACATAGCCCGGGGCGCGAGAGCGAATCGTATTTGAACAGGCGTTCCTGCGTCGTCTCCAGAAGATTCCCGTTCCGTGCGGTTGCGACCGGGTCGTAGGCGCTGACCGTCGCGAATAAAAAGTCTTTCATCTTTTCCGAAAATCGTGTAAATTCTGGTTGTTCATAGCTGACAAAATGGATTTCCGATCAAGAATCTCCCAATTCGTTCTTGAACTGACCGTCTTCGTTTGCGGCGCGTTGGTGATGATCTACGAGATCAACGGTTCGCGGATCCTGGCACCGCACATCGGGACGTCGACCTATGTTTGGACAAGCCTGATCGGCGTCATTCTCGGAGCGTTGAGCCTCGGCTACTGGTACGGCGGGAAACTCGCCGACCGCCGGCCCGAATTGAGAATACTCGCATCTGTTCTGTTTCTGGCGGCCGGACTCGTTTCTTTGACGATTCTCGTTAAAGACCTCGCGCTGGCGTTCATCGTGAAGGCGCCGCTGATCCTCGAAATCAAATCGCTGCTCGCGGCCTTGTTCCTGTTCGCGCCGGCGAGCGTTTTGCTCGGATTCGTGACGCCTTTCGCCGTCAAACTCCGAACCCTGTCGCTCGACGAAACCGGCTCGACCGTCGGCAGGCTCTACGCGCTCTCGACCGTCGGCAGCATCTTCGGAACATTCGCGGCGGGTTTTGTCTTGATCCCATTCGTCGGCAGCACGCGCACGCTTTACCTGATCGCCGCTTCGCTTTTCGGAGTCGCGTTGATGCTGTCGCCTTTCGCGGTTTCCAAACTCAAAGTCATCAGCTTGACGGTTTTCCTTTGCGGTATTCTAACGGGCGAAGCTTTCAGCCTGTATCTGTTTTCCAAGTACGAGCTTGTCGACGCCGACACGCAATACAACCGCGTCCAGATCTTCCGCGCGACGGACGAGGCAACCGGTCGGCAGATCCGGGCGATGGCAATCGATCCGGCCACGCTCCAGTCAAAGATGTTCCTGGACGGCGACGAACTGGCGACCGAGTATCTCAAGTACTATCACCTCGTACGGCATTTCAAGCCGGATTTCGAAGAGGTGCTGATGATCGGCGGCGCCGGTTATTCTTATCCGAAAGACTTCCTGAGAATCTATCCGGGAAAACGGATCGACACCGTTGAGATCGACCCGAAAATGACGGCGCTTGCCCGGAAACACTTCAATTTGCGCGACGATCCGCGGCTCAAGATCATTCACGAGGACGGCCGTATGTTTCTCAACCGCGCTCCCGACGGCGCATACGATGCGGTTTTTCTCGACGCGTTCTCGGCGCTGTTCAGCATTCCGTTTCATCTTACGACGCGCGAGGCGGCGGTCGAGGTGCGACGTGTTTTGAAACCCGACGGTGTCGTGATCTTCAATATCGGCGGCGCCTTGACCGGCGACGGGAGCAGGTTTTTCCGGGCCGAACTCGCGACCTATCGCGAGGTGTTTCCGGACGTCGAGGTGTTCAAGGTCCGGCCGGAACGCGGTGACGGGACGGTGCAGAATCTGATCATCGTTGCCCGGGCTTCGACCGGGCCGTTGAACGAGAGCGCCGATCCCGAGATCGCACGTTTAATGGCGAACCGGCGGACGGTTGATGTCGAACCGGGAACACCGATACTGACCGACGATCTGGCGCCGGTCGAGTACTACAATTCGAATCATTGAGTTTTTTTTCGCGTGCGATGAAAGGAATCGGCCGCAAATGTCATTAATAGGAGTGTAAAGATATGCGAATTTTTGCTTCGATGCCGCGGCTTGAAAGCCTCAAAGGCGGCAACAAGGAACTTTATGTGATCTCGATCGCGACGGATCTGCGCGGCGTCGACGAAGATTTCGACCGGACCGTTTCGGCGAACAACCAGCCGATCGACCGTCTGGTTCCGCCGAACGCCGATATGTCACTGCTCAAGTATTACGTGATGGCGATCTCGAATGTCTATGAAAAGATCCGGCCCGGCAATCCGGTATCGATGATCGGCGACGGGATCATCCTTTATCCGGAACTCGATCCGAAGGGGCTGCTCGGACTCGACATTTTCGTCGTCGAGAGCGACGCCGGCCATCGGAGCGCCGGGAAACTGATCGAGGGATTGCTTGGCGACAAGTCAATCAAGAACGGGGTCGACAGCCTGATCGCCGCCGGCACCGCCCTGACCGCGCCGCTCGTCGGCGAAGTCGCCAACGCCGTCGTCAGCGCGATCCCGGCGATACTGAAGAACAACCACGACGACCTGTTGCTCTCGATCGCCTACTCCGGCCGCGCCAGCCGCAATTACGGTCTGAAACCGGGTTTTCAGACATTCACAAGAGCAAACAGCCTGATCGAATGCGACATCGCGTTCGATTTGGTGGAGGAGTAGATTTGAATCATGTCGGCTGATTACGATTACATGTTCGGTTCGCAGGATCCACAAAAGAGCAATGCCGAAGATCTTAACCGTCTCGCGAGATTTATGGTGGGCGGGAAGAATTTTCCGATACCGGTGGTTTATGAAAAAAGTGTCACCGAGAAGAACTTGACGGTCGAAGTGCCAACCGATTCCGTGCCTGATCTAAAGCCCGGTCTGCCAGCTGGTTATACATACTTCGGCCAATTCATTGATCACGACATTTCATTCGATTCGCGGAGCGACCGCGAGGTCCAATCCGACCTTCCTTTTGACCTGACCAAGGTTCGGTCGACCAATCAGCATTCGCCGACATTCGATCTGGAGACGATATATGGTCCAAACCCCTTGAACGAAGCAGGCGAGATTTCGGATAAAATGTCGAATCTTGTTTCGACAAGCTGTCATCCGTTTCTTAAGGTCGGGCGAACAAGGGAATCGACGACCGACAAACGGGAATTACCGTTTGATTTGTTCCGGAATCCCGGCGATCCGACGGCGGTGATCGCCGACTCCAGAAGCGATGGAAATCTTTTACTTGCGCAGATGCATCTCTTGTTTCTCAAACTCCACAATGCCGTCGTCGTCAAATTGAGTTCACACTGCAAATCACGTGACGATTTGTTTGCACGTTCACGA
The DNA window shown above is from Acidobacteriota bacterium and carries:
- a CDS encoding fused MFS/spermidine synthase, which gives rise to MDFRSRISQFVLELTVFVCGALVMIYEINGSRILAPHIGTSTYVWTSLIGVILGALSLGYWYGGKLADRRPELRILASVLFLAAGLVSLTILVKDLALAFIVKAPLILEIKSLLAALFLFAPASVLLGFVTPFAVKLRTLSLDETGSTVGRLYALSTVGSIFGTFAAGFVLIPFVGSTRTLYLIAASLFGVALMLSPFAVSKLKVISLTVFLCGILTGEAFSLYLFSKYELVDADTQYNRVQIFRATDEATGRQIRAMAIDPATLQSKMFLDGDELATEYLKYYHLVRHFKPDFEEVLMIGGAGYSYPKDFLRIYPGKRIDTVEIDPKMTALARKHFNLRDDPRLKIIHEDGRMFLNRAPDGAYDAVFLDAFSALFSIPFHLTTREAAVEVRRVLKPDGVVIFNIGGALTGDGSRFFRAELATYREVFPDVEVFKVRPERGDGTVQNLIIVARASTGPLNESADPEIARLMANRRTVDVEPGTPILTDDLAPVEYYNSNH